A single genomic interval of Anomaloglossus baeobatrachus isolate aAnoBae1 unplaced genomic scaffold, aAnoBae1.hap1 Scaffold_483, whole genome shotgun sequence harbors:
- the LOC142281758 gene encoding mitogen-activated protein kinase-binding protein 1-like, producing MADSAYLKRRMPKVSVLRQKMKKKRQVQTDPSGLYIATSCSDKNLCIFDFYTGECVATMFGHSEIVTGMKFTNDCKHLISVSGDSCIFIWRLSSMMTINMRQRLAEIKQCGKVGEKCAPNKTTNARRETVAVMSTPALSSHSDKDGVDEGSDEDMTGSEKNNDLDNSFGRSSSFWEMKRVDAFLELLPPSSGPSDIK from the exons ATGGCTGATTCTGCGTATTTGAAGAGGCGGATGCCGAAGGTCTCTGTCCTGCGGCAAAAGATGAAGAAAAAGCGACAA GTACAGACAGACCCATCCGGCCTCTATATAGCAACCAGCTGCTCAGACAAAAACTTGTGCATCTTTGATTTCTACACTGGGGAGTGCGTGGCCACCATGTTTGGACATTCAG AGATTGTGACCGGGATGAAGTTTACCAACGACTGCAAGCATCTGATATCTGTGTCTGGAGACAG CTGCATTTTTATCTGGCGTCTTAGCTCAATGATGACAATCAACATGCGCCAAAGACTCGCTGAAATAAAGCAATGCGGGAAAGTGGGGGAAAAATGTGCACCAAACAAGACCACAAATGCCAG ACGTGAGACCGTTGCTGTGATGTCGACACCTGCACTTTCATCTCATAGTGACAAAGATGGGGTTGATGAAGGCAGTGACGAAGATATGACTG GTTCTGAGAAGAACAATGACCTTGACAATTCTTTCGGGAGAAGTTCATCTTTCTGGGAAATGAAGAGG